One Streptomyces mobaraensis NBRC 13819 = DSM 40847 DNA segment encodes these proteins:
- the truB gene encoding tRNA pseudouridine(55) synthase TruB, which yields MKRKTPPGPDGLVIVDKPAGFTSHDVVAKMRGMAKTRRVGHAGTLDPMATGVLVLGVERATKLLGHLALTEKEYVATIRLGQNTVTDDAEGEITSSADASGVTREAIDAGVAKLTGAIMQVPSKVSAIKIDGKRSYKRAREGEDFEIPARPVTVSSFTVHAVHPAEAEDGTPVQDVLVSVVCSSGTYVRALARDLGADTGVGGHLTALRRTRVGPYGISEARTLDQLQEELAVMPVADAVSAAFTRWDVTEEQAKLLGNGVRVRMPLFETAGPVAVFGPDGTFLALVENQGGRAKSLAVFG from the coding sequence ATGAAGCGCAAGACACCGCCCGGCCCCGACGGTCTCGTCATCGTCGACAAGCCGGCCGGCTTCACCTCGCACGACGTCGTCGCCAAGATGCGCGGCATGGCGAAGACCCGCCGCGTCGGGCACGCCGGGACCCTCGACCCGATGGCGACCGGCGTGCTCGTCCTCGGCGTCGAGCGGGCCACCAAGCTCCTCGGTCACCTCGCGCTGACCGAGAAGGAGTACGTGGCCACCATCCGGCTCGGGCAGAACACGGTGACGGACGACGCCGAGGGCGAGATCACCTCGTCGGCCGACGCCTCCGGGGTCACCCGCGAGGCGATCGACGCCGGCGTGGCCAAGCTGACCGGGGCCATCATGCAGGTCCCGTCCAAGGTCAGCGCCATCAAGATCGACGGCAAGCGCTCGTACAAGCGGGCGCGCGAGGGCGAGGACTTCGAGATCCCCGCCCGCCCGGTGACCGTCTCGTCCTTCACCGTGCACGCCGTGCACCCGGCGGAGGCCGAGGACGGCACCCCGGTGCAGGACGTGCTGGTCTCCGTGGTCTGCTCGTCCGGCACCTACGTCCGCGCCCTGGCGCGCGACCTGGGCGCGGACACCGGCGTCGGCGGCCACCTCACGGCGCTCCGGCGCACCCGGGTCGGCCCCTACGGGATAAGCGAGGCGCGCACCCTGGACCAGCTCCAGGAGGAGCTGGCCGTGATGCCCGTCGCGGACGCGGTCTCCGCCGCGTTCACCCGCTGGGACGTCACGGAGGAGCAGGCGAAGCTGCTGGGCAACGGGGTCCGGGTGCGGATGCCGCTCTTCGAGACCGCCGGACCGGTCGCCGTCTTCGGCCCGGACGGCACCTTCCTCGCCCTGGTTGAGAACCAGGGCGGGCGGGCGAAGAGCCTCGCCGTCTTCGGCTGA